In a single window of the Elaeis guineensis isolate ETL-2024a chromosome 6, EG11, whole genome shotgun sequence genome:
- the LOC105060124 gene encoding protein JINGUBANG, with protein MRDRKGSSAAAANSRPPRSSKLSNLLRSEPITQSNSEDDLPISTEAAYFSQRSPTATSPYTLSPWNPTASPFANSPWTLLPPLSDEPHSAGLLGSLVREEGHVYSLAAVGDLLYTGSDSKNIRVWKGRREFGGFKSGSGLVKAIVISGDKIFTGHQDGKIRIWKISSRNPKVHKRIGTLPRLKDILKSLMLPSNYVEVRRHRNVVWLRHFDAVSCLALDEDAGLLYSGSWDKTLKVWRISDSKCLESINAHDDAINAVAAAGFDGLVFTGSADGTVKVWRREWVHKGGATRHVAVQTLLRQESAVTSLAVATAAGAVYCGSSDGLVNFWEVRDGGMLLTHGGVLRGHKMAVLCLTAAGSLVVSGSADATLCVWRREKGGVHTKLAILAGHAGPIKCAAIEEDWSVGPSGPHWVVYSGSLDKSVKVWRVSERASEAGIRTPQHVRVESEAGPGRSPLHVWATGGGGP; from the coding sequence ATGAGAGATCGAAAAGGATCATCAGCCGCGGCGGCGAATAGCCGACCTCCGCGATCCTCCAAGCTCTCCAACCTCCTCCGTTCTGAACCCATCACCCAATCCAACAGTGAGGACGACCTCCCCATCTCTACCGAGGCCGCCTACTTCTCCCAGCGCAGCCCCACCGCAACCTCTCCATACACTCTTTCTCCCTGGAATCCGACGGCCTCCCCCTTCGCCAATTCCCCGTGGACTCTTCTCCCGCCTCTCTCCGACGAACCCCATTCCGCCGGCCTCCTCGGCTCCCTCGTCCGGGAGGAGGGCCACGTCTACTCCCTGGCCGCCGTCGGCGACCTCCTCTATACCGGCTCCGACAGCAAGAACATCCGCGTCTGGAAGGGCCGCCGCGAGTTCGGCGGCTTCAAGTCCGGCAGTGGCCTCGTCAAGGCCATCGTCATCTCCGGCGACAAGATCTTCACCGGCCACCAGGACGGCAAGATCCGCATCTGGAAGATTTCCTCCAGAAACCCCAAGGTCCACAAGCGCATCGGAACCCTCCCGAGGCTCAAGGACATCCTCAAGAGCTTGATGTTACCCTCCAACTACGTCGAGGTCCGGCGGCACCGCAACGTCGTCTGGCTCCGCCATTTCGACGCTGTCTCCTGCCTCGCCCTCGACGAGGACGCCGGGCTCCTCTACTCCGGCTCCTGGGATAAAACGCTAAAAGTCTGGAGGATTTCCGACTCCAAGTGCTTGGAATCGATCAATGCCCACGACGACGCCATCAACGCAGTGGCAGCGGCGGGGTTCGACGGGCTGGTGTTCACCGGCTCTGCCGACGGGACGGTGAAGGTTTGGCGGCGGGAGTGGGTGCATAAGGGAGGCGCCACCCGGCACGTGGCGGTTCAGACTCTGCTCCGGCAAGAGAGCGCCGTGACGTCTCTGGCGGTGGCAACGGCGGCGGGGGCTGTCTACTGCGGGTCGTCGGACGGGCTGGTGAACTTCTGGGAGGTCCGCGATGGCGGCATGCTGCTGACCCACGGTGGGGTTCTCCGGGGGCACAAGATGGCGGTGCTGTGCCTCACGGCCGCTGGGAGTTTGGTCGTGAGCGGGTCGGCGGACGCGACACTGTGCGTGTGGCGTAGGGAGAAGGGCGGGGTCCACACGAAGCTCGCGATATTGGCCGGCCACGCGGGCCCCATTAAGTGTGCAGCCATTGAGGAGGACTGGAGCGTTGGGCCCAGTGGCCCACATTGGGTAGTATACAGTGGGAGCTTGGACAAGTCTGTCAAGGTGTGGCGGGTGTCGGAGCGGGCATCTGAGGCGGGCATTCGCACGCCGCAGCACGTGCGGGTCGAATCCGAGGCGGGGCCTGGGCGGTCGCCTTTGCACGTGTGGGCGACCGGGGGCGGCGGACCCTAG